The window CTTAATCTTAAATACATAATTATATCGttatacaagttagttcacctCCTTCTATTAAAGATTGTTGAGCAGTCCTGTTGTGCTATTTGACTGGACTTACGTATCAAATTGCTTGCAACCACCACCATACTAATGCATAACTCTTTCTCTTTTGTAGATCATCTCTTCCTCGAATACATAATTCAATGTTAATAACAGATGAAGGTCAAGTGATTTTCTCTTAGAATGATGTTTCTGTCAATAATCTTTATATTTGGGACCGAAGTAATGAACAATCTAGTCCTTGTTATTGTTTTGGGGAAGaatataactatttttttcGATGTTCGATTTAAGTGACACTATAGTTTCTTCGTTTTCAAACTCGACTAAACAATTTAGTCGTAGGATTTGCTTGCGATAGCACTTGCTATTCAACTACATCTTTATTAGAAAATAGAAAAGACTTAGGAAGAAGAGAGGACGAGGGGGATGGGAAGGAGGAATGGAGAGAAGGGGCAGTAAGCGGTGGTCGCCTCCATGGGAAGGAGAATGTTCGGAGAAAGAAGAGAtcgaaaaaattaaaaaataattataaaaaaaaaacagtgtGATGCCAACTTTTTGTAAGTAATTAACACAAACAaaactaaactttttttttttactgataTGTGCGATGGCAATTCTAAATTGACATCAAAACTGATGTTATGACAGTAATACGATGACGGTTTGGGTATTATGTCAGTTCAGAACCGATGTAATACATATGTTATTATACATGTAACATGTAACATATTGACATGATGTTAGTCTCCCACTAATATTGTATACACAATTGCTAACATCGTTTCTAGTTCAACCTGTAAAAGAAATTATTAGAATAAGTGGAACAAAATTTTGAGTAACATTCATTCTTACaaacaatattatttcaaatttaccatttttttaatGTCTACCATCTACCAAAATTTCAGAAAAAGCTAACACATGGATTAAGGAACACTCAAAACGTGCTTGAAAAGAGcttataattaatttaactaaatcTTATAACTAAACACAAATTATGGCAAAAATACAAATCGGTTGTTGGTCGGACGATCAATTGGTTTGGGTCGGTTTAagtctttgaaaatttttaaatatattgtcGATTTGGATTTTCTCCAAATCAACACTGATCAAATCTTTTCCTTATTTTGATCGACCACCTTCATTCGGTTGGCTTGGTTTTCTAGTTTTTCATGTTTGTCTTTTCTTCCAATACTAGGAGAAAGAACTCTGTACAAGTTTCAAAGGATCCTCAATGTCGAAGTTGATTGGAGAAGGTTGGAGGGTCAATTCTACTTCAGAAAAAAGATCAAGACGTCGGTTAACATCTTTCTCCTCTTTTAAATCTAATTTGATTCTTCTTTGTATGTTTGCATTGTAATGTTAGTCTATATATAGTCACGTTCGACCGAGTGTATCATTGTTGTAGCATAGTCATTACTAACATTTCAAACCTTGAATGGATTATGTTTCTTCCGGTTTATGACCCGACCCGGCTTTTTCCGTCAATGGCGCTATCCAAAGCTAATCCATACGCCCACAGTGGGAGAGAAAGAGGGAACGAAgcttcttcttcatctcagcCATGGCTAACCTTGCGACCTCCTTaaccttctcttcttcttcttctccttctctaTGGATCCTCAAACATAAATCTCCAAATTACTGTACATTCAAACAACTGCACTCTTTCCCTTCATCCTTTCACTTCGACTACACGAAGCTCGTTTCTCTAAGGCATAACCATGGGGAAAGGTTTCCAGTGCTTTTCACTGTTCTTGACAATGAATCTGCGCTTACGGAGGAGGCCATTGTGGAAGGTGATGTTAAGAGCGAAGGTAGCGTTTCAAATCAGGAAGTGAAAAAGCTAGCACGTCCTTGTGAGCTGTACGTTTGTAATTTGCCGAGGAGTTGCGACATTGCGGAGCTGGTCGAGATGTTTAAACCTTATGGCACAGTCTTGGCTGCTGAGGTAGATgcgattttttgtttttttgttttttccttccGCATCTTTATGGTTTGCTCATTCGTTTTAGTTTTCCAGAACAATCTATTTACTTCTATTTCTGTGTGGAATTTCCTTAAATGATTAATTTGAATGTTAGGGTAAATTGAACTGGAATTCAGAAAGCATTTCCCTGATTTTGGAATTTTGAATGCTGTTATAATCATTATTCTTAAAATGCAGTCCTCAATTTGCTTATCTGCCTTGGTTgacaattgttttttttttcccttttccttcttGGATTGTACATTGTTCTTGGAGATTGAAGTCAATACACAATGAAATCAAATAACCCACTTATTGTTGATAAAAACTGTTGACCAAATTAGTTAACTACACTAAACCacaaaattgaatttaaattcaGGAAGCATTATCCGAAATTGGAAGTTTGAATGTTGTTATGGAGTTGGCaaacaaaaaacagaaaaacatAAACAATAGAGTCGACAGACTTACATGGTTCACCAGAGAGAATAATTCAAAAGAATAGAAAAGAGATGACTCTAGGATTAGAAAGTTTATACTAGTGCAATCTCTAAACTCTAGGGTCAAAAGCGTAAATAACCCAAAAATGACTAATATATAAATAACTTAGCTTTCGAGGGGGTTTGCCCCGAACTCTCACTAGGCCATGCTGCCCATGGACCTTGATTCTATCATGTCTGCGAGATTTTGTAGTTGGTCATTCGAAGCACTAGATAAACAATTTTAGGACATTCCAACTGCTATTATAATTGTTATTCTTGAAAGGCAAGCCTCAATTTGCATATCTGCCTGAGTAAGAATGTGTTTGAGCATTGGTTTTCTCTCTTCTTCCCTCTTGGACTGTACACTGTTCTTGAAGATGGAAGTTAATacacaacaaaataaaaaataccgTCTTTTTGTTGATAAAAACAGTAAACCAAATTAGTTAACTACATTAAACAACAGAATGATCTCTAAtagtttttatatttcttttcatGTTTTGAATGGTATTGATTTGTTTCTCCGTAACTTGGACTCAGGTTTCTCGGAATCCAGAGACAGGCATAAGCAAGGGATGTGGCTATGTCACAATGGGTTCAATAAACTCGGCTAAAGTTTCAATTGCAGCATTAGATGGTTCTGTTAGTGTCAAATTAAGTATAAGTTAGTTTTAATCTTAGCTTATTCGGTATTattcaaagataaaatttattattttgaagGATGTTGGCGGACGTGAAATGCGCGTTAGATTTGCTGTTGATATGAATCCCAAAAATAGGAACCTTAATAACTTGAATTCATCACCCAAGAAGAATATAGTATATGAAAGTCCTTACAAAGTATATGTCGGAAATCTTTCGTGGGATGTCCAACCTGGAGACCTGAGGAACCTTTTTAGCAGATTTGGAACTGTGGTCAGTGCAAAAGTTTTGAACGATCGTAGAGCTGGAAAAAGCCGCGTTTATGGGTTTCTATCGTTTTCTTCAGCTGCGGAGCGTGATGCATCGATTTCTTTGGATGGAACAGTAAAGTTCTCTCTCTATATCCTCCCGAGTTTGACTTCAGAATTCCATTTTTGTTGTTTTGAcccttttctctctttcattgTAGGAGTTCAACAAAAGGAAGCTTGTTGTTAGAGAAGGTTTCGAAAGGAGCGAATCTTGAATGCAGTTAGTCTTCTTGCACAAGTTAGAAAGAAATCTCATCTTGTTTAATTGTTTTTAATCAATTATGAGTTTGATCTTTAGCTAAACTATTAGAAGGAGATCTATATTAGAATCTTGCAAAGTTTTGTTTTGAGGGTGTTAAAATCTATCATAAGGAATATTCAATCATGAATAGCAGTTATTCTTAGATTCATTGCATAGAAGTCTCAAATTTAGATTTACTTGGTCGGTAGTTTTGTATTAAAATCGATTATTGTTTAATAAGAGTGAGCTTGTAGTTAATCGGTTTCTGCTACTTGTAATTCTCTTGAGCAGCCATCTCTCTATAAATTGACTGATTCTTTTGATCATTTGTATATGAATAAAAGCCACTCTTTGAGatcatttctttattttaaccTTGAAGGCCAACTAAAGTCATGAACACTATGGAAGAATTGTTCCGAAACTTCCTCTGGATAGGTAACAATGACGGTAAGAGTCTTCATCTTGTCAAGTAGGAAAATCTCTCCTTCATCCCAAGGAGAAAGAGAAGGGCTCGGCCGAAAGGATCGGAATAGAGCCCTCCTAGCAAAATGAATTTGGCATTATCAATGTGAGAAAATAACTATGGTACCACGCCTCTCGACAACTAACTGGGCAGCAACTCGCAAGCGTTCATGGAAAGCCATTACGGAACGTTGCTCTCTGATTCATGATAGAAGATCCTATGCTTTTGATGATGAACCCCCTCTGGCAGGACTTTATGGGTTGGATATGAATCTCTTGCGAGAAatatcccttttttttttttatatatatatatatatgttaatcTTTTACCTTTTTCTCGGCGAAGAGAGTGTGACCGTGCGTCTAGATTGAATTTTTAAATATctataaacattttttaaacatttagAAAGTTAATTTAAGCATACCGTAGGAACCAAAAGGTAAGAATTCAGAGTGTTCTTGCATGGCTTCTTTGTTGTGTCCTAATGGTTTCTTTACCAATAGCTCTTTCTCCCATAGAAACTGATTTTACTTTACGATTTGATTCGGAAAAAGTCACTGTCCAAAAAAATGCAGTTTTTTTTATTGACAATTTTTAAGAGTCTTATCAAACAAACGATGAGACACAAATTATGTAGACTaaataaattctaattttctttGAACCAAAATTTCAATATAATCCTTATCGGGTTGTTGAATCTAGAAAATATTATTTGACTCTAAATTTGGATTCAGATTGCAAATTTTGATTTGCGGTGCTTAATTAAGAGAAGAGTGAAGAAGATACAAGTCAGACAGAGAAAAATAATGTTGTggaaagattgaaaaaaagaagtggaacgatttttttttttttttttttggaaaattaatatttttattttaaaaaattgtgaTTTATTTTGATTGCGATTCATGATTTTGAAATTCATAAAGTCCGTCGATCTTAATCAAGTTTTCACGAATTTTGGTTAGAACTTATAATTTTCTTGAGAAGTGATCAAGGTAAAATAGGAGAGAAAAGATTGTAATGGTAGATATGTCGAGTGGTTGACCATTAACACCAAATTGTCTACAAAAATTGACAAAATGTTTATACACCTTATGTGCAAATCATTTTCAAGCTGGAGTATTGTTTTTGTCaatattttgtgatttttcttttttatatttgaaaagacGCCTTTAATTTATTATGTTAAAATAGTAAAGTTAAAGTAATGTAAAAGTtcaatttttcttcaaatagGTCCATTAATCCAAAACAGAAACTTGAGCTATTCTTCATCAAACTGCCGGTAagaagaaatttgatttctgTATGTCTATGTTCTTGTTCATGGTTGCAAATGGAAATGGAAGTAGATTAGTTAAAGAAGCAGCTTGAGTTCattttgtgaagaagaaggctTTCCACCTTTAAACCCAGATCTCCAGGATATGGCTTCCACTCCCACCGGCTCTACTACCGCCATCGATGATGACCATCACCTCGATCATCAAGACTCCATCAAATTCGGCTCAACGGAAGCGCTCGAACACATTCGAACCCTCACCGACGTCGGAGCCATGACTCGTCTCCTTCATGAATGTATTGCTTACCAGCGTGCCCTAGACCTCAATCTCGACAATCTTCTCTCTCAACGCTCCGACCTCGACAAGCAGCTTGTCCAGCTTCAACGCTCTGCTGAAGTTATCGGCATTGTTGAAGCCGATGCCGACTATATGCTCTCCAATGTCACATCCACTTGTGACCTCGCTGACCAGGTTAGTGCCAAGGTTCGCGATCTTGATCTCGCCCAGTCGCGGGTTAATTCCACCTTGCTTCGTATCGATGCAATTGTTGAGAGAGGGAATTGTATTGAAGGAGTTAAGAAAGCGCTTGATTCTGAGGATTATGAATCTGCGGCTAAGTATGTGCAGACGTTTCTTCAAATTGATGATAAGTACAAGGATTCTGGGTCGGATCAGAGGGAACAATTGTTGGAATCGAAGAAACTGTTGGAGGGAATTGTTAGGAAGAGGCTCTCGGCGGCTGTGGATCAGCGGGATCATGCAATGATCTTGCGATTCATACGGCTTTACTCTCCGTTAGGTTTGGAGGAGGAAGGGTTGCAGGTTTAT is drawn from Cucumis melo cultivar AY chromosome 11, USDA_Cmelo_AY_1.0, whole genome shotgun sequence and contains these coding sequences:
- the LOC103498833 gene encoding 28 kDa ribonucleoprotein, chloroplastic, giving the protein MANLATSLTFSSSSSPSLWILKHKSPNYCTFKQLHSFPSSFHFDYTKLVSLRHNHGERFPVLFTVLDNESALTEEAIVEGDVKSEGSVSNQEVKKLARPCELYVCNLPRSCDIAELVEMFKPYGTVLAAEVSRNPETGISKGCGYVTMGSINSAKVSIAALDGSDVGGREMRVRFAVDMNPKNRNLNNLNSSPKKNIVYESPYKVYVGNLSWDVQPGDLRNLFSRFGTVVSAKVLNDRRAGKSRVYGFLSFSSAAERDASISLDGTEFNKRKLVVREGFERSES